DNA sequence from the Actinacidiphila yeochonensis CN732 genome:
CGACTCCTCCAGGTAGTTGAAGTACCGGCGGATGTTCAGGTAGCGCCAGGCCGGGTCCGAGGAGACGGTACGGGCGCCCCAGACGCGGATGCCGCGGCCGGGGAAGGCCCGGATGCAGTTGACGCCGATCGGGTTGAGCAGGTCCTGCTCGCCGCGGGTGATCTGGGTCTCCAGGTCCACCGCGCCGCGCACGACCTCGTTGGCGGGCGCCTTGTGCACGCCGCGCTCGGCGTCGTTGCGGGCCCAGATGCCGGCGACGTGGCCGCTCGGCGGGATCAGCACGGACTGGCCGCGGGCCGGGTCGAAGGACTTGATCCACGGGTAGTACAGGGCGGCGTACTTGGAGTCGTAGCCGGCCGTCTCCTGGCGCCACACTCGGATCTGACGGGCGTTCAGACTCGGCGGCGGGTCGATGACCGCGACCCGGTCGCCCATCAGCTCGCAGTGCGCGATCAGCCCGAGCTGGACGGCCTTGACGCCCTCCAGGTCGATCGCGCCGCGCTGGTAGGCGGCCATCAGGTCGGGCACCGCGACCATGGAGATCTCGTCCACGGCCTCCAGGCCGCCGAAGCCGGTGCGGTCCGCGGAGTCGCCGAGGTAGTGGGCGGGGCCGGGGTGCGACTCGTCCCGCTGCGCGGGGACGGCGGGCGCGGCGGGAGCGGGGGCCGTGAGGGCCACCGTCTGCGCGTCCGGCCGGGCCAGCTGTCCGGCCGGCACGGCCTCGGCCACGGTGATGAGCTTGGAGCGTTCCCGCACCTGCGTGACGACGTAGTTGCGGCCGCCCTTCTTGGCGGTCACCTCGAAGGTCTCGGCGGCCTTGTCGCCGTCCTTGACCGTCAGCCTGAACCGGTCGGCCGGACCCTCGTCCTCGGGGTGCGTGACCTCGACGCTCAGGGTGCCGGTGGTGCCGGGGGCGATGGCCGCCACCGTGAACCCGCCGAGCTGCTTGGGCTCGCCCGCCTCCAGCGCGGCCGGGGCGGTGGAGCCGTTCACCGCGGCACGGCCGGAGCCGGCGGCGCCGTCGATCGGGGCGCCCTCGGACGTACCGCCCACCCGGACCACGTAGGCCGCGGAGCCGCCGTTGTTGAAGAAGCCGTAGACGGAGTGCGCCAGGTAGTACCCGTCGGTGAACTCGCCGAACGACGCGACGTACTGGCTCCAGTTGGTGACCAGCGTCGGCTCGTTCAGCGGACCGCTCGGCGCGAGTCCCACGAAGGCCGCGACCGACGTGCCCACTCCCTCGATGGGACGCGAGCCGCTGGCCACCTCCTCGACGTAGACGCCGGGCGACAGATAGGACGGCATGTTCTGCTCTCCTCGGGGTACGAGACAGGAACAGTCCCAGCCTCACGCAGCGTGGACGCACGCCGAAACGTCCTTGGGTACCTGATCGGGGGCACCGCCCTTGCCCACAAGGGCAAGGCGTCCGCGGGCAGCGGCCCGGCGGGCCGAGGGCGACCGGCCTTGGCATACTCCCGCGGCTTGAGCACCGTCGGGTACACCCGGTGCCGCGAGTCCCGGCCGAGGACGAGGCGGACGCGGGCTCCCGGGAGACGCGGCGTTCCCCGCCGTCCGCCGGAGGGCGAGGACGGCCCGCGGTGAGCGGCTGGTGACGGCGTGGTTCGGAGCGGCGGCCGATCCTGGACCTGCCGCCCGCACCCGCGCTCCAGGACGCGTCCGTGATCCACCCGCGGCTGTCGTCGCCTGCTGGTTCGCGTCCGACGACTGGTCCTGGCCGCGCATACGAGTCCCCGCAAAGGCGTAGTGGCAGTAAATCCACAGAAGTACCGCGCCCCACAAGGACGGGGGATGGCCTGCGGGGCACACCTGGGGGCAACGCGTCCTGCCCGTGGGCGACCTGGGGTCCGGCAGGTCACCCACGCCGTCCCCGGCGCGCAACTCCCCTGCCCCGCAACCCCATGCCCCGACCGTCAGCGAGGACATAGCGTGGCCGGGTGAGCCTTTGGACTTCTCTGGAACCCACGTCGGCCACGGTCGATCCCGGCAACAGCACAACCGTGCGGCTCCGCGTCCGCAACACCGGCGACGTGGTGGACGAGTACCGCTTCGAACCGGTCGGCGACATCGCCCCCTGGACCACCGTGGAACCACAGAGCCTGCGGCTCTTCCCCGGCACCACCGGCACCGTAGACCTGACATTCACACCCCCGCGCACCCCGGACGCCACCGCCGGACCCAACCCCTACGCCGTACGCATCACCCCCACCGAACACCCCGAAGCCACCACCGTCCCCGAGGGCAACCTCACCATCACCCCCTTCACCGAACTCCGCGCCGAACTCGTCCCCCCCATCGTCAAAGGCCGCCTCCGCGGACGCCCCCGCCTCGCCGTCGACAACCTCGGCAACACCAAACTCACCGCCTCCCTCAACGGCGGTGACAACGGCGACCAACTCACCTACGACATCCGCCCCAGCACCATCCAGATCGAACCCGGCCGCGCCGCCTTCATCGCCACCACACTGAAGCCCCGCAAGATCATCTGGTTCGGAACCAAGGAGCAACGC
Encoded proteins:
- a CDS encoding phage tail sheath family protein — translated: MPSYLSPGVYVEEVASGSRPIEGVGTSVAAFVGLAPSGPLNEPTLVTNWSQYVASFGEFTDGYYLAHSVYGFFNNGGSAAYVVRVGGTSEGAPIDGAAGSGRAAVNGSTAPAALEAGEPKQLGGFTVAAIAPGTTGTLSVEVTHPEDEGPADRFRLTVKDGDKAAETFEVTAKKGGRNYVVTQVRERSKLITVAEAVPAGQLARPDAQTVALTAPAPAAPAVPAQRDESHPGPAHYLGDSADRTGFGGLEAVDEISMVAVPDLMAAYQRGAIDLEGVKAVQLGLIAHCELMGDRVAVIDPPPSLNARQIRVWRQETAGYDSKYAALYYPWIKSFDPARGQSVLIPPSGHVAGIWARNDAERGVHKAPANEVVRGAVDLETQITRGEQDLLNPIGVNCIRAFPGRGIRVWGARTVSSDPAWRYLNIRRYFNYLEESILLGTQWVVFEPNDHALWARIRRNISAFLVNEWRSGALFGRRPEEAFYVKCDEETNPPESVDVGRVVCEIGIAPVKPAEFVIFRLAQFSSGSGELEE